In bacterium, one DNA window encodes the following:
- a CDS encoding helix-hairpin-helix domain-containing protein, which yields MKTSNKSLIRTLLLTAVLIFGGIFRSYAADLQMFSNAKLVSNLANDGDSFFVESNEKSFHVRLYFVDCPETSASSTSDVQRVREQTRYFGLSQAARTIHFGDKAKTFVEHILAVPFTVHTAFASALGRSAKGRVYGFITTAGGDDLASLLVKNGFARNYGMGRKTPNGILRSEMIERLRDLETSAMLKRVGIWSESDPDRIAEFRAEQRREDQKLKELQDQIKKGKSTQGLLNLNTASKEELMSIKGIGSVLAERIIARRPYKTVDGLVKVKGISPKKLEKIRPYVVIGKE from the coding sequence ATGAAAACTTCTAACAAATCACTCATCAGAACTTTATTACTGACAGCGGTATTGATATTTGGAGGGATTTTTCGATCATATGCTGCTGATTTGCAAATGTTTTCCAATGCAAAATTGGTAAGTAATCTGGCAAATGATGGAGATAGTTTCTTTGTGGAATCTAATGAAAAATCTTTCCATGTAAGGCTTTATTTTGTTGACTGTCCTGAAACTTCTGCCAGTTCTACAAGTGATGTGCAAAGGGTACGGGAGCAAACGCGATATTTTGGATTATCGCAGGCTGCACGCACCATTCATTTTGGCGACAAAGCAAAAACTTTTGTTGAACATATTCTTGCTGTCCCTTTTACTGTTCATACAGCCTTTGCAAGCGCATTAGGAAGATCAGCCAAAGGCCGTGTATACGGGTTCATCACTACTGCTGGCGGAGATGATTTGGCGAGTCTACTCGTTAAAAATGGCTTTGCTCGTAATTACGGGATGGGAAGAAAAACGCCCAATGGCATACTACGCAGTGAAATGATTGAAAGGCTCCGCGATCTGGAAACTTCTGCCATGTTGAAACGTGTCGGCATTTGGTCAGAGAGCGATCCTGACCGGATTGCAGAGTTCCGCGCAGAACAACGAAGAGAGGATCAAAAATTAAAGGAATTACAGGATCAGATAAAAAAAGGCAAATCCACGCAAGGCTTACTCAACCTAAATACTGCCAGCAAAGAAGAACTTATGTCTATCAAGGGAATCGGTTCAGTTTTGGCTGAGAGAATTATAGCAAGACGTCCATATAAAACAGTAGATGGCTTAGTCAAAGTGAAGGGAATTAGTCCAAAGAAACTTGAAAAGATTCGTCCTTATGTTGTGATAGGCAAAGAATAG
- a CDS encoding ABC transporter ATP-binding protein translates to MTDIVIKTENLTKEYVLGIQRKTRVLALDHLSIEVNKGETFGLLGPNGSGKTTTLKLLLGFISPSEGQGWILSKQLGNIETKNRIGYLSEVSYLYSYLTAWELLDFCGSLFGIASIERKRRIAKILDLVGLTEKAHIRLSSYSKGMLQRAALAQTLINDPDLLLLDEPTSGLDPIGQREMRDVFLKLKEQGKTLFLCSHQLSEAELICDRIGILHKGRLNKIGKLDDLLIMKHAVKIRAMNIDKETHNKLNKIPEISIGENETDKDMLEISLDEHLINTVIDILRSNNSQILSVMTIKRSLEEIFVEAVENNE, encoded by the coding sequence ATGACAGATATAGTAATAAAAACAGAAAATCTTACAAAAGAATATGTGCTTGGCATCCAGAGAAAGACAAGGGTTTTGGCTTTAGATCATCTGAGTATAGAGGTTAATAAGGGAGAAACGTTTGGGCTGCTTGGGCCAAATGGTTCCGGGAAGACAACAACTCTTAAGTTATTACTGGGTTTTATATCTCCTAGCGAGGGTCAAGGATGGATTTTGAGTAAGCAGTTAGGCAATATAGAGACAAAAAACAGAATTGGTTATTTATCGGAAGTTTCGTATTTATATAGCTATCTCACAGCATGGGAATTGCTTGATTTTTGTGGAAGCTTGTTTGGAATAGCATCAATAGAAAGAAAGAGACGTATTGCCAAAATACTGGATTTAGTCGGGCTTACAGAAAAGGCGCACATCAGACTTTCTTCATATTCTAAAGGTATGTTACAGCGCGCTGCACTTGCGCAAACTCTGATTAATGACCCGGATCTTCTGCTTCTTGATGAACCAACGTCAGGTTTGGATCCTATTGGACAGAGGGAAATGAGAGATGTGTTTTTGAAATTAAAAGAACAAGGCAAGACTCTTTTTCTATGTTCCCACCAGCTCTCTGAGGCAGAACTAATTTGCGACAGAATAGGCATTTTGCATAAAGGAAGACTAAATAAGATTGGAAAGCTTGATGATCTTTTAATCATGAAACATGCGGTTAAAATTAGAGCAATGAACATTGATAAAGAAACTCATAATAAGCTAAACAAAATTCCTGAAATTTCCATAGGAGAAAACGAAACTGATAAAGATATGCTTGAAATTAGTCTTGACGAGCATCTTATTAATACTGTTATAGATATTCTAAGATCAAATAACAGCCAGATATTATCTGTTATGACAATAAAGAGGTCTTTAGAAGAAATCTTTGTTGAAGCAGTGGAGAATAATGAATAA
- a CDS encoding YifB family Mg chelatase-like AAA ATPase yields the protein MFAKVYSCAVVGIGGKLIEVETDVANGLPSLTIVGLPDNAVKESRDRVKAAIKNSGFVFPQKRITINLAPAELKKEGSAFDLPIALGILACSGYISDKTISKHCFVGELSLDGDIRPAKGVLPMALTIKENSGHSLCVPSDNIQEAAVVDQIDTYPLENLQQTVDFINQVENIPPFKVDIEEIFKMNSVYDVDFSDVKGQQHVKRAIEIAIGGGHNILMIGPPGAGKTMLARRIPTIMPDMTLQESLEVTKVHSIAGILPQGKGLIATRPFRAPHHTISDVALIGGTQLVRPGEVSLSHYGVLFLDELPEFRRNTLEVLRQPLEDGVVTISRASASHTYPSRFTLVAAMNPCPCGYFTHPVKECRCTPYQIQNYISRISGPLLDRIDIHVDVPALNYQEISDRAQSETSAVIKERVNNVRRIQQQRFKGKKIFCNAHMRAKDIKEHCQLDGQTQSLIKAAMNSLGLSARAYDKILKIARTIADLEQSKNITAVHVSEAIQYRSMDRNFWGGR from the coding sequence ATGTTTGCAAAGGTTTATAGTTGTGCGGTTGTTGGAATTGGTGGCAAGTTAATAGAGGTAGAAACTGATGTAGCTAACGGTCTTCCGTCGCTTACAATTGTCGGTCTTCCTGATAATGCAGTAAAAGAGAGCCGTGACAGGGTTAAAGCTGCGATAAAGAATTCAGGATTTGTTTTTCCTCAAAAAAGGATAACAATTAATCTGGCACCAGCAGAACTCAAAAAAGAAGGTTCGGCGTTTGATTTGCCTATTGCTTTAGGAATACTTGCATGTTCCGGCTATATAAGCGATAAAACTATAAGTAAACATTGTTTTGTTGGAGAACTTTCACTAGATGGCGATATTAGACCTGCCAAAGGAGTCTTACCAATGGCGTTAACTATTAAGGAAAATAGCGGGCATTCTCTTTGTGTTCCGTCAGATAATATTCAGGAAGCGGCCGTTGTAGACCAAATAGATACATATCCATTAGAGAACCTTCAGCAAACAGTGGATTTCATAAATCAGGTAGAAAATATTCCGCCTTTTAAAGTGGATATTGAAGAAATTTTTAAAATGAACTCTGTGTACGATGTTGATTTTTCAGATGTTAAAGGGCAGCAGCATGTAAAGAGAGCAATAGAAATTGCAATAGGTGGCGGGCATAATATCCTGATGATTGGGCCTCCTGGAGCCGGCAAGACGATGCTTGCAAGAAGGATACCAACTATAATGCCTGATATGACATTACAAGAGAGTTTAGAAGTAACAAAGGTTCACTCTATTGCTGGTATTCTTCCTCAGGGAAAGGGGCTTATAGCAACCCGTCCTTTCAGAGCTCCACACCATACAATTTCCGATGTAGCTCTAATTGGCGGCACACAGCTGGTAAGGCCGGGAGAAGTAAGCCTTTCTCATTATGGAGTATTGTTTTTAGATGAGCTTCCTGAGTTCCGACGCAATACTCTTGAGGTGCTGCGTCAGCCGCTTGAGGATGGAGTTGTCACTATTTCCCGTGCAAGTGCATCTCATACATATCCTTCCAGATTTACACTTGTAGCAGCAATGAATCCATGTCCATGTGGATATTTTACACATCCTGTAAAAGAGTGCAGATGCACTCCGTATCAAATACAGAACTACATTTCTAGAATAAGCGGGCCTCTACTTGATAGAATTGATATTCATGTGGATGTTCCAGCTCTTAATTATCAGGAGATATCCGACAGGGCACAGTCTGAGACCTCTGCTGTAATAAAAGAGAGAGTTAATAATGTTCGAAGGATTCAGCAGCAAAGATTTAAAGGAAAGAAGATTTTTTGTAATGCTCATATGCGTGCAAAAGACATAAAAGAACACTGTCAGCTTGACGGTCAGACTCAGTCTCTTATAAAAGCCGCTATGAATAGTTTAGGGTTAAGTGCAAGAGCTTATGATAAAATACTAAAGATTGCGCGTACAATTGCAGATTTGGAGCAAAGTAAAAATATAACTGCTGTTCATGTCTCAGAAGCGATTCAATATAGAAGTATGGATAGAAACTTCTGGGGAGGTAGATAG